The genomic segment AGCAACACCGCCCGGGTCCGCGCCGAGAAGTGCCGCTGCACCGCCGGCAGGTCGAGGTCCTTGCGGTGCGCCGGCATCGAGACCACGGTGACCGCGCGCCGGACCAGATCGTGCCGCCCGGTCTGCTCCAGGTGGTCCAGCGCCCGCGCGGCGGTCTCGGCCGAGTCGTTGCGCGCCGACATGCACACCACCAGCTGGTCGGTCGCGTCGATCGCGGACTGCCAGTTCGCCGCGCGCACGTTGTTCCCGGTGTCGACGACGATCAGCTTGTAGAACCGGCTGACCACCTCGCGGATGTCGTGGAACGCCTGCGCCGTCAGCATCTCGCCGGCGGTCGCCGACTCGTCCGACGCCAGCACGTCGAACATCGCCTCGCCCTGGGACCGCACGTACTGGGAGAGGTCGCCGACCCGGCCGGTCGGGCCGCGGAAGTGGGCCAGGTCGCGGAGCAGGTCACGCACCGTCCGGTTGTGGAAGTCCTGCGCGGCGCGCATCCCCAGGGTGCCCTGGGTCTCGTTGTTGTCCCAGGCCAGCACGTAGCCGCCGCGCTTCTGGCCGAACATCATCGCGACCATCAGCACCGCGACGGTCTTGCCGGCGCCACCCTTCGGGTTGATCACGGTGATCTGGCGCAGCCCGCCGAAGTTGCGCCGCACCATCTCCACCGCGTGCCGCTGCTCCTGCTCCTTGCGGCCCGGCCCGAGCTTCATCAGCCCGAACGAACCGACCCGCATCGCCCGCCGGACGCCCTGGGTGGCGACCGGATCGCTGGGGCGGGCGGCCCGCCGCTGCGCGAAGTCGTCCGCGGTCGGTGCGTGGTCCGCGCCCGGCATCGGGTACTGCGGCTGCTGAGCGGCCTGCGGGGGCTGGCCGGTCGGGTACTGCTGGGCGGCGTCCCACTGCTGGCCGGCCGGTGGGCCCGCGCCCCACTGCTGCTGGGCGAAGCCGTCCGGCGGGAACGCGTCCGGGGCCGGCTGCGGTGCCGCCGGCCACTGCGGCCCACCCGGCTGCGCCGGGCCGGCCGGCGGGCCCGCGGCCTGGTTCGACACC from the Actinocatenispora thailandica genome contains:
- a CDS encoding MinD/ParA family ATP-binding protein translates to MEDSRTGRQSTSSPADDGARTTVPPRRDDVAASGAPNDGAPGPWPPVPSGGVADDPTPTAQLTDAAGPAAGPDAPPDAPWPPPAPDTEGWSASEPGDAGWPVADTNPWSPFSEPAPAHGAGTDWPAFQPADGRPSTADWSQQPAGGDTGWPEPPDVDPFAGAGAGWPQFTGPAAASPPAGQPDARTGQPGGAPPAASTDLPYDHAQDGVFDQLALPPLPDSQPGSARNQGEPAGRSPDQGVAGAPAPGPNGYGPSAAQQPVLPPAAEGGGAPLPGAEGLAGSPQAGGMAAPGQGTPLPGPAGPAQGGVSNQAAGPPAGPAQPGGPQWPAAPQPAPDAFPPDGFAQQQWGAGPPAGQQWDAAQQYPTGQPPQAAQQPQYPMPGADHAPTADDFAQRRAARPSDPVATQGVRRAMRVGSFGLMKLGPGRKEQEQRHAVEMVRRNFGGLRQITVINPKGGAGKTVAVLMVAMMFGQKRGGYVLAWDNNETQGTLGMRAAQDFHNRTVRDLLRDLAHFRGPTGRVGDLSQYVRSQGEAMFDVLASDESATAGEMLTAQAFHDIREVVSRFYKLIVVDTGNNVRAANWQSAIDATDQLVVCMSARNDSAETAARALDHLEQTGRHDLVRRAVTVVSMPAHRKDLDLPAVQRHFSARTRAVLLAPYEKLLDSGEPIRYAGLTQSSRDAWLKIAAAVAEGL